In the genome of Chitinophagales bacterium, one region contains:
- a CDS encoding NAD-dependent epimerase/dehydratase family protein — protein sequence MNRKPKLLITGIAGFIGFHLARKLYGDYTVFGIDITDGSVANINGDRLRELPEEIEYLETDIRNYDALKTVIGKFKPDLVIHLAACTGIAKSAIDPKLYFDTNVQGFYNVLEASRINGVNKIIYASSSSVYNNNNPVFKESEQVDQQLSFYGTTKRINELTASNYAKQFNLQCIGLRFFTVYGSWVRKDMAGWKFMESVEKGNALTLYNGGKVSRDFTHVSDIVKSIELLSEKVLEGHMKSDTACFNIGYGNPVSVKDYLQEISKNLNKEAIFNVAPLPDNELSHTHADTSLLQDIITYKPATDLKSGIAEMASWFKTYYKNTK from the coding sequence ATGAACAGGAAACCAAAACTACTGATTACCGGAATTGCAGGTTTTATAGGATTTCACCTTGCCCGAAAACTATATGGAGACTATACTGTATTTGGTATTGATATTACAGATGGAAGTGTAGCTAATATAAATGGCGACAGGCTCAGGGAACTGCCAGAGGAAATTGAGTACCTGGAAACTGATATCAGAAACTATGATGCGCTAAAAACGGTGATTGGAAAATTTAAGCCCGACCTTGTAATTCACCTTGCGGCCTGCACTGGTATTGCCAAATCTGCTATAGACCCGAAACTATATTTTGATACCAATGTACAGGGTTTTTACAATGTATTGGAGGCAAGCAGAATTAATGGGGTCAACAAGATTATTTATGCAAGCAGCTCTTCGGTTTACAACAATAACAACCCTGTTTTCAAGGAAAGCGAACAGGTAGATCAACAATTGTCCTTTTATGGCACAACCAAAAGAATCAATGAGCTTACAGCTTCAAATTACGCCAAGCAATTTAATTTGCAATGTATTGGACTTCGTTTTTTTACAGTTTATGGTTCATGGGTGCGCAAAGATATGGCCGGGTGGAAATTTATGGAGTCAGTAGAAAAGGGGAATGCCCTTACGCTTTACAATGGAGGTAAAGTTTCCCGGGATTTTACCCATGTATCAGATATTGTAAAATCTATTGAACTGTTGTCAGAGAAGGTATTGGAAGGTCATATGAAGTCTGACACCGCTTGTTTTAATATTGGTTATGGAAACCCTGTATCAGTAAAAGATTATCTTCAGGAAATTAGCAAAAACTTAAATAAGGAAGCCATTTTCAATGTTGCACCATTACCTGATAATGAACTTAGTCATACACATGCTGATACAAGTTTGCTACAGGATATTATTACTTATAAACCGGCTACTGATTTAAAGTCAGGAATTGCTGAAATGGCCAGTTGGTTTAAAACTTATTACAAAAACACAAAGTGA
- the mtaB gene encoding tRNA (N(6)-L-threonylcarbamoyladenosine(37)-C(2))-methylthiotransferase MtaB: protein MSNLKKVALYTLGCKLNFSETSAIGRQFESAGYSKVDFDQEADVYILNTCSVTDNADKKCRSLVRKLEQQAPDSKIVIIGCYAQLQPEEIASIPGVDLVLGAKEKFNVLEYVNDLDENTHNCQVFASDIEAIDNYNDAWSYGDRTRTFLKVQDGCDYSCAFCTIPLARGRSRSLSIDSVMQNARKIAATDVKEIVLTGVNTGDFGKGPHGAPRPGESFLDLIKALDEIEEINRIRISSIEPNLLSKEIIQLVANSQRFMPHFHIPLQSGSNKMLKAMRRRYLRELYAERVEQIKAAMPHACIGVDVIVGFPGETEADFLETYEFLNELDISYLHVFTYSERPNTLAVEMPGIVPMEERRKRSKMLRSLSVKKRRYFYKQFINTERPVLFESENKQGYIYGFTDNYIKIKHPFDALLCNTIQELPLEKLTASGEMWIPEFSQNYTIQTS, encoded by the coding sequence ATGAGTAATTTAAAGAAAGTTGCTTTATATACCTTGGGCTGTAAGCTCAATTTTTCCGAAACATCGGCTATTGGTCGGCAGTTTGAGTCTGCCGGATACTCCAAAGTGGATTTCGATCAGGAAGCCGATGTATATATCCTCAACACATGTTCGGTTACCGATAATGCAGACAAAAAGTGCCGCAGCTTGGTGCGTAAGCTTGAGCAACAGGCTCCGGATTCTAAAATTGTAATCATTGGTTGCTATGCGCAGTTACAGCCCGAAGAAATTGCTTCTATTCCAGGGGTGGATTTGGTTTTGGGCGCTAAAGAAAAATTTAATGTACTTGAATATGTCAATGACCTGGATGAAAATACACACAACTGCCAGGTTTTTGCCTCAGATATAGAAGCGATTGACAATTACAATGATGCGTGGTCTTATGGCGACCGCACCCGAACTTTCCTAAAAGTGCAGGATGGTTGCGATTATTCCTGTGCTTTTTGTACCATTCCCCTGGCACGCGGCAGAAGCAGAAGTCTTAGCATAGATTCAGTAATGCAAAATGCAAGGAAAATAGCTGCTACTGATGTAAAAGAGATTGTGCTTACCGGGGTGAATACCGGAGATTTTGGCAAAGGTCCTCACGGGGCTCCACGTCCTGGAGAAAGTTTTTTGGATTTGATTAAAGCATTGGATGAAATTGAGGAGATCAACAGGATTCGTATTTCTTCAATTGAACCCAATTTATTGAGCAAGGAAATCATTCAACTTGTAGCAAATTCACAGCGTTTTATGCCGCATTTTCATATACCGCTGCAAAGTGGATCAAACAAAATGCTGAAAGCTATGCGCAGAAGATATTTGCGAGAGCTTTATGCAGAGCGGGTTGAGCAAATTAAGGCAGCAATGCCTCATGCCTGCATTGGTGTAGATGTGATAGTGGGCTTTCCGGGCGAAACAGAAGCAGATTTCCTGGAAACCTATGAATTTCTAAATGAACTTGACATTTCTTATTTGCACGTATTTACCTACTCCGAACGTCCCAATACACTTGCTGTTGAAATGCCCGGTATTGTTCCAATGGAAGAAAGACGCAAAAGAAGTAAAATGCTGCGCAGCTTATCGGTTAAAAAGAGGCGCTATTTTTACAAGCAATTTATAAATACAGAGCGACCGGTACTTTTTGAATCTGAAAACAAACAAGGGTACATCTACGGATTTACTGACAATTATATAAAAATAAAACATCCTTTTGATGCACTATTGTGCAATACCATTCAGGAACTGCCACTGGAAAAATTAACAGCATCCGGTGAAATGTGGATTCCTGAATTTTCTCAAAACTATACTATACAAACTTCATGA
- a CDS encoding tetratricopeptide repeat protein gives MNVIRIKKIEQKQLRFICIFLVLFTFLLYGNTIGHSYNMDDVLVTQNHRLTSKGIAAIPEIFTSPYYEDDQGYAYEYRPIVLSTFAIENSLFGDNPHVSHFINVLLYALTGVVLLILLIQLFPQLNILFPLSVVLLFLAHPLHTEAIANIKNRDEILSLLGGLGAMYFALALINKNNWLYAIGIAICYLFGLLSKMSVLPFAFIIPIAVVLFVRPGLKQFLIIHVPLTLIAFFLVPFNVLKYQAVFGALLLIIPILLFFFFDNKITPLLLESFGKKVKWFNRSFSIDFLKKIYQKDSEEQSENHFLFPNKPVGRGVVFSTFLIGVILLPLGFLYDNYFCISVSLLSAGGLFWYGNLQVRTVSFVFLIVIISLINAYYDLSVSMYLVFHVLALGLFTNMKKNRLYYICVLALVYIPFTFFTEVDLGLIPSIVFFTLAFMHHRGLLHKRISQVVFLLSIMFGLSYVIEHILGSKEVKEIIVPIAISIVIVSVYMIRKPLLIMRVLLCVIPIVLLIDVHVKLDFKKELNKAQLEKKLKEGKPDTPVSKPNLEPFLLSPQTFFTTDRPITFDEMPLAYDASWNKKIGTSAYVLGEYLKLLIFPHPMGFYYGYAYIVPVSIDNPQALISLILHLALLFLAVYLFIARKHLIVSFGIVYYLACISVFSNFVFPVVGMMADRFTYIASLGFCLVLAYSLLKVFKIDIAKNDEIKIKKSFIVLVVIILSAYSLKTIARNSLWKDPLTLMEHDIKHLDKSAKAHYLLANYSMQQYANSNNHQEQRKYLNQGIKHFEKATDIYPEFFNATYDLGRAHMSKGNEAEAVRAFDRAIEMDSTYYNSAIYVANIYASNNMIKKAIPYYRIIINNSDSPIEYYFELIKSWAVLGEYQKAIQVNKEGIERYPNNIDLLMNLGEVYLDINDTTSAIKYMERAFEIQKDGNIAMMISDLYRKQGNIKMANYYESFTIPQQ, from the coding sequence ATGAATGTAATCAGAATAAAAAAAATAGAACAAAAGCAGTTGCGTTTCATCTGTATTTTTCTTGTGCTATTTACTTTTCTGCTTTACGGGAATACCATTGGCCATTCTTACAATATGGATGATGTTTTGGTAACTCAAAATCACAGGCTCACATCAAAGGGAATTGCTGCAATCCCTGAAATTTTCACTTCTCCATACTATGAAGACGATCAGGGCTATGCCTATGAATACAGGCCTATTGTGTTGTCTACTTTTGCGATCGAAAATAGTTTGTTTGGAGATAACCCACATGTAAGTCATTTTATCAATGTGCTACTGTATGCCCTGACAGGGGTGGTTCTTTTGATATTGCTGATTCAGCTCTTCCCCCAACTTAATATACTGTTTCCTTTAAGCGTAGTCTTACTTTTTCTTGCGCATCCACTACACACAGAAGCCATAGCGAATATCAAAAACAGGGATGAAATTCTAAGTCTATTGGGCGGGCTTGGCGCCATGTATTTTGCTTTAGCTTTAATAAATAAGAACAATTGGCTCTACGCCATAGGCATTGCAATCTGTTATTTGTTTGGTCTCTTGTCTAAAATGAGTGTATTGCCTTTTGCTTTCATCATTCCGATTGCAGTAGTTTTATTTGTAAGGCCAGGGTTGAAACAATTTTTGATTATTCATGTCCCATTGACATTGATTGCTTTTTTTTTAGTGCCTTTTAATGTGCTGAAATATCAGGCCGTATTTGGAGCATTGCTTTTAATAATCCCGATATTGCTTTTCTTTTTTTTTGATAACAAAATTACACCCTTATTACTGGAGTCGTTTGGAAAAAAGGTAAAGTGGTTCAACAGATCTTTTTCAATTGATTTTTTGAAAAAGATATATCAGAAAGATTCTGAAGAGCAAAGTGAAAATCATTTTTTGTTTCCAAATAAGCCTGTTGGGAGAGGGGTGGTTTTCTCAACTTTTTTGATAGGTGTAATTTTACTTCCCCTTGGCTTTTTATATGATAATTATTTCTGTATTTCAGTTTCTCTGTTATCAGCAGGTGGGCTTTTTTGGTATGGAAATTTGCAGGTAAGAACTGTAAGCTTTGTTTTTTTGATTGTAATAATAAGCTTAATTAACGCATACTACGATTTGTCTGTATCAATGTATTTAGTATTTCATGTACTTGCATTGGGGTTGTTTACAAACATGAAAAAAAACAGGTTGTATTATATATGCGTTTTAGCATTGGTGTATATTCCTTTTACTTTTTTTACAGAAGTAGATTTAGGACTAATACCATCAATAGTCTTTTTCACATTGGCATTTATGCATCATAGAGGATTGTTGCATAAAAGAATCTCTCAAGTCGTTTTTCTATTGTCTATAATGTTTGGATTGAGTTATGTAATTGAGCATATATTAGGCAGCAAAGAAGTGAAAGAGATAATTGTCCCCATTGCAATATCAATTGTTATTGTATCGGTATATATGATCAGGAAACCCCTGCTAATAATGAGGGTTTTATTGTGTGTTATTCCAATTGTTTTGTTAATTGATGTACATGTTAAGCTTGATTTTAAAAAAGAGCTTAATAAAGCACAATTAGAGAAAAAATTAAAAGAGGGCAAACCTGACACACCGGTATCTAAACCTAATTTGGAACCGTTTTTACTTAGCCCCCAGACTTTTTTTACAACTGATCGTCCTATTACTTTTGATGAAATGCCTTTGGCTTATGATGCCTCCTGGAATAAAAAAATCGGTACTTCTGCATATGTGCTGGGCGAATATTTAAAGCTATTGATATTCCCGCACCCTATGGGTTTTTATTATGGTTATGCTTACATCGTACCTGTATCCATAGATAATCCACAAGCTTTAATTTCCCTAATACTGCATTTGGCATTGCTTTTTCTTGCAGTTTATTTGTTCATAGCCCGCAAACATTTAATTGTAAGTTTTGGAATTGTATATTATCTGGCCTGTATTTCTGTATTCTCTAATTTTGTGTTTCCAGTAGTTGGTATGATGGCAGATCGCTTTACTTATATTGCTTCTCTGGGCTTTTGCCTGGTATTGGCATATTCACTTTTAAAAGTTTTTAAAATAGATATTGCTAAAAATGATGAAATAAAAATTAAAAAAAGTTTTATTGTTCTTGTAGTTATTATTTTAAGTGCATATTCATTAAAAACCATAGCAAGAAATAGTTTGTGGAAGGATCCTCTAACGCTCATGGAGCATGATATTAAGCACCTGGACAAATCTGCTAAAGCACATTATCTTTTGGCTAACTATAGTATGCAGCAGTATGCGAATAGTAATAATCATCAGGAACAAAGAAAATACCTTAATCAGGGAATTAAGCATTTTGAAAAAGCTACGGATATATATCCGGAATTTTTTAATGCCACATATGATCTTGGGCGTGCACATATGTCTAAAGGCAACGAAGCTGAAGCAGTTAGAGCATTTGATAGAGCTATAGAAATGGATTCAACTTATTATAATTCTGCAATTTATGTAGCGAATATTTATGCCTCAAATAATATGATCAAAAAGGCTATCCCTTATTATAGGATAATCATCAATAATTCCGATAGTCCAATAGAGTATTATTTTGAACTTATAAAATCATGGGCAGTACTGGGGGAATATCAAAAAGCAATTCAGGTCAATAAAGAGGGTATTGAGAGATACCCAAACAATATTGATTTATTGATGAATCTGGGTGAAGTATATTTGGATATTAATGACACCACTTCAGCTATAAAGTATATGGAAAGGGCTTTTGAAATTCAAAAAGATGGAAATATTGCGATGATGATTTCCGACCTATACAGAAAGCAGGGAAATATTAAAATGGCCAATTATTATGAAAGTTTTACTATACCACAGCAATAG
- a CDS encoding prolipoprotein diacylglyceryl transferase family protein, translating into MIFSQILILRCYATLSDLIFDLTGLYVPLPIFSFGFFVALAFLIAAWFMRRDIIRKEKLGYFQPFTKEVWIGKPASPLELGGNALIGFIIGYKLLPIITNYQAFSKMPQEFILSSEGSVIGGLVVAIFLLYLKYYEKNKVKLDKPKKEKVKVFPHELTGDIVIMAAFSGIAGAKIFNFFEAPGNLMDFINDPLGNFFSGLAIYGGIIGGAIGVSYYAWKKNIHPLILADTIAPTLFIAYAVGRMGCQVSGDGDWGIVNTAPKPDWLVWLPDWLWAYDYPHNIINQGTTIPGCMETYCKVLEQPVYPTPLYEGIMATILFVFLWNIRKKITIPGVMISLYLTLNGVERFFIEKIRVNTKLEIFGFQATQAEFIAVVFILLGIAGIFYFRKKYKNYKPGKPAIE; encoded by the coding sequence ATGATTTTTAGCCAGATATTAATTTTGCGTTGCTATGCAACACTTTCCGACCTGATTTTTGATCTCACTGGACTCTATGTTCCGCTCCCTATTTTTTCTTTTGGGTTTTTTGTGGCTTTGGCCTTTTTAATTGCTGCATGGTTTATGCGCAGAGATATTATCAGAAAAGAGAAACTGGGTTATTTTCAGCCATTTACTAAAGAAGTGTGGATAGGTAAACCTGCTTCTCCATTAGAGTTGGGAGGAAATGCGCTCATAGGTTTTATTATTGGCTATAAGTTACTGCCGATTATCACCAATTATCAAGCTTTCAGTAAAATGCCACAGGAATTTATCCTTTCATCTGAAGGAAGCGTGATTGGTGGTCTTGTAGTAGCAATATTCTTATTATACCTTAAATATTATGAAAAAAACAAAGTAAAACTTGATAAACCAAAAAAAGAAAAAGTTAAAGTTTTTCCACATGAACTTACTGGTGATATTGTGATTATGGCTGCTTTTTCAGGTATTGCTGGGGCTAAAATTTTCAATTTTTTTGAAGCCCCTGGCAATTTAATGGATTTTATTAACGACCCATTAGGAAATTTCTTCAGTGGATTGGCCATATACGGTGGTATTATTGGTGGTGCTATTGGAGTAAGTTACTATGCTTGGAAAAAAAATATACATCCGCTAATACTTGCTGACACCATAGCTCCAACTTTGTTTATTGCCTATGCTGTAGGCAGAATGGGATGCCAGGTTTCTGGTGACGGTGACTGGGGAATTGTAAATACTGCTCCCAAACCCGATTGGCTGGTTTGGCTGCCCGATTGGCTGTGGGCTTATGATTATCCACACAATATCATTAACCAGGGAACAACAATCCCCGGATGTATGGAAACATACTGCAAGGTATTGGAACAACCTGTTTATCCAACGCCTCTTTATGAAGGTATTATGGCTACTATTTTGTTTGTTTTCCTTTGGAACATCAGAAAAAAGATTACAATTCCTGGCGTAATGATAAGTCTGTATCTGACACTGAATGGTGTTGAACGCTTTTTTATCGAAAAGATCAGGGTAAATACCAAATTGGAAATATTTGGCTTCCAGGCAACACAAGCTGAGTTTATTGCCGTGGTGTTTATTCTTCTTGGAATTGCAGGCATATTCTATTTTAGGAAAAAATATAAAAACTACAAACCGGGAAAGCCTGCCATTGAATAG
- a CDS encoding DUF423 domain-containing protein, producing MFKIVMSIGCLSAALSVILGAFGAHGLKNILSGYQLDIFKTGINYQFFHSFALLLLALFCKEEWNNLSIYAAYAFGIGIVFFSGSLYLLAVKDVFTLIPTKILGPITPLGGLLFIVGWVLFAVSVLRK from the coding sequence ATGTTCAAAATAGTAATGAGTATTGGCTGCCTGTCGGCAGCACTGAGTGTAATATTGGGCGCTTTCGGGGCTCATGGCCTCAAAAACATCTTGAGTGGATATCAGTTAGACATCTTTAAAACGGGGATCAATTATCAGTTTTTCCACAGTTTTGCGCTTTTGCTGCTCGCACTTTTCTGCAAAGAAGAATGGAACAACTTGAGTATTTATGCAGCTTATGCTTTCGGAATTGGGATAGTGTTTTTCTCAGGCTCTCTCTATCTTTTAGCCGTGAAAGATGTTTTCACTTTGATTCCCACTAAGATACTCGGACCAATAACGCCTTTGGGCGGCTTGCTTTTTATTGTTGGCTGGGTATTGTTTGCAGTTTCGGTATTGAGGAAATAA
- a CDS encoding tetratricopeptide repeat protein translates to MNQIITIDKESIVQRRVLYLIIFIVTFLLYANTIGHSYNMDDNLVTKNHRLTSKGIAAIPEIFTSPYYEDDQGYAYEYRPVVLSTFAIEHSLFGENPHVSHFINVLLYAITGILLFLLLMHLFPNLNTVFHLTMVLLFLSHPLHTEAIANIKNRDEILSFLGGLCTIYFSIKLIIKKNWFYVIGIAISFLLALLSKMSVLPFAFITPFAAILFLRPGIKQLLVILLPLLVISVLLVPLSFTSHHIYFGAILFSVPILLFIYFNPDANYWFSKNTKFLIKWWSAKFSWSRYFDDHIPLSIEEKKSTLFFPNKTLSRGLVLTFFVLAIVFCFTSVLHSNYYLAGLSVLSLSILNWFGNKDVRDISLIPLLLILGIESMWFNTSFSFDVFSYVVFINILFSSRPLKSGYNLILISIFILFSFLIDDTDFVFAIIGFIITYFAFVGKIKSWIFYTFIVVEFILLIALLFFNIQIEGDLGELILPATQPLIFLILFTTRKPITLSQVIVLFIPVLLFINLHFFTNVEALNASNQPIENSIDVLDTQVNTEQPEEDESIVYLSPQTFYSTNRPIHYVEMPLSFDDTWNVKLGTSFYVLGEYLKLLFIPHPMGFYYGYAYIEPVGLNNPQSLISLLLHFALLSLAIYLLYKKELLIVGFGIIYYLACISVFSNIIFPVVGMMGDRFTYVASLGFCLILTFILFKAFRIDFYNESKIRLKPGFILLTVFILGAYSLKTVARNSLWVDALTLMEHDIKHLGKSAQANNLLGRFSMQEFAKINNPRLKQKYVDQGIKHFKKACEIYPDFFNARYDLGRVYMVKGNYNEAIKAFKKVLEMDSTFTDAMVNIANIYEENDMPEKAVPYYEQAIKNTNNSLPYYASLSYALFRIGDFEKAIKVNKEAISKHPTAFDPYSNLAKTYLEIGEKAKAIENFEQAYRIKQDPQLAAALSHLYREQGDIKMANYYESLSRSQQQ, encoded by the coding sequence TTGAATCAGATAATTACTATAGATAAAGAAAGTATTGTGCAAAGAAGGGTTTTGTACCTTATAATATTCATTGTTACATTTCTTCTATATGCTAATACGATTGGTCATTCCTACAATATGGATGACAATTTAGTTACAAAAAATCACAGACTTACATCAAAGGGAATTGCTGCAATACCTGAAATTTTCACTTCCCCCTACTATGAAGACGATCAGGGTTATGCCTATGAATACAGGCCTGTAGTATTATCTACTTTTGCAATAGAGCATAGCTTATTTGGTGAAAATCCTCATGTCAGTCACTTTATAAATGTGTTATTGTACGCCATAACCGGCATACTTCTGTTTTTATTGTTAATGCATCTATTTCCAAACCTGAACACGGTTTTTCACCTTACTATGGTTTTATTGTTTCTTTCGCACCCTCTACACACTGAGGCTATTGCCAACATAAAAAACAGAGATGAAATTTTAAGTTTCCTGGGTGGGCTCTGTACTATCTATTTCTCAATTAAATTGATAATTAAGAAAAATTGGTTTTATGTTATTGGTATAGCCATTAGTTTTTTATTGGCCTTATTGTCTAAAATGAGTGTTTTGCCTTTCGCTTTTATCACTCCTTTTGCAGCAATATTGTTTCTAAGACCTGGAATAAAACAACTATTAGTTATTTTGCTTCCATTGCTTGTTATTTCAGTCTTATTGGTTCCTTTAAGCTTTACCTCTCATCACATTTATTTTGGGGCAATACTATTTTCAGTTCCAATTCTATTATTTATATACTTTAATCCTGATGCAAATTATTGGTTTTCAAAAAACACAAAATTCCTGATTAAATGGTGGTCTGCTAAATTTTCATGGAGCCGATATTTTGATGATCACATTCCACTGTCAATTGAAGAAAAAAAATCAACTTTATTCTTCCCAAATAAAACCCTGAGCAGAGGGCTTGTTTTGACTTTCTTTGTGTTGGCTATTGTATTTTGTTTTACTTCAGTATTACATTCAAATTATTACTTAGCAGGGCTCTCAGTATTGTCACTTTCTATTTTAAACTGGTTCGGAAATAAAGATGTGCGTGATATTAGCTTAATACCTTTGTTGTTAATATTAGGGATTGAGAGCATGTGGTTCAATACTAGCTTTAGTTTTGATGTTTTTAGCTATGTTGTGTTTATAAATATTTTATTCTCCTCAAGACCATTAAAATCTGGCTATAATTTAATCTTGATATCAATATTTATTTTGTTTTCATTTTTAATAGATGATACAGATTTTGTATTTGCAATTATAGGCTTTATCATTACCTATTTTGCATTTGTAGGGAAAATTAAAAGCTGGATATTCTATACATTTATTGTAGTAGAGTTTATTTTGCTAATAGCCCTTTTGTTTTTTAACATTCAAATTGAAGGAGATCTAGGTGAATTAATATTACCTGCAACTCAGCCTCTTATATTTCTTATATTATTCACGACTAGAAAACCTATAACGCTAAGCCAGGTTATTGTACTGTTTATTCCTGTTTTGCTATTCATTAATCTGCATTTTTTTACGAATGTTGAAGCCCTAAACGCTTCAAATCAACCAATCGAAAACTCGATTGACGTGCTTGATACACAGGTAAATACAGAGCAGCCTGAAGAAGATGAGTCTATAGTTTATCTCTCTCCTCAAACTTTTTATTCAACAAACCGACCAATTCATTATGTGGAAATGCCACTTTCATTTGATGATACATGGAATGTAAAACTTGGCACATCTTTTTATGTCTTGGGTGAATACCTCAAGCTCTTGTTTATTCCGCATCCCATGGGTTTTTATTACGGATATGCATACATAGAGCCTGTTGGTTTAAATAATCCCCAATCCTTAATTTCATTGCTTTTGCACTTTGCATTGCTTTCATTAGCAATTTATTTGTTATACAAAAAAGAATTATTAATAGTTGGTTTTGGAATTATTTATTACCTGGCTTGTATTTCTGTATTCTCTAATATTATATTCCCGGTAGTCGGTATGATGGGTGACCGTTTTACTTATGTTGCTTCTCTTGGCTTTTGTTTGATACTTACATTTATTCTTTTTAAAGCTTTTCGAATTGATTTTTACAATGAATCTAAAATCCGCTTAAAACCGGGTTTTATTTTATTAACAGTATTCATTCTTGGAGCTTATTCCTTAAAAACAGTTGCCCGTAATAGTCTTTGGGTAGATGCGCTAACCTTGATGGAGCACGATATAAAGCATTTAGGTAAATCTGCTCAAGCGAACAATCTATTGGGGAGGTTTTCTATGCAGGAATTTGCAAAAATCAATAATCCCCGCTTAAAACAAAAGTATGTAGATCAGGGCATAAAGCATTTCAAAAAAGCCTGTGAGATTTACCCCGATTTTTTCAATGCGCGCTATGATCTTGGCCGAGTTTATATGGTGAAAGGAAATTACAATGAGGCAATAAAAGCTTTCAAAAAAGTATTGGAAATGGATTCAACCTTTACTGATGCTATGGTTAATATTGCTAATATATACGAGGAAAATGACATGCCTGAAAAAGCTGTTCCATACTATGAGCAAGCAATCAAAAACACTAATAATTCATTGCCATATTATGCATCCTTATCTTATGCCTTGTTTCGCATTGGAGATTTTGAAAAAGCAATAAAAGTCAACAAAGAAGCAATTTCAAAACACCCTACTGCCTTTGATCCTTATTCAAATTTAGCCAAGACTTATCTGGAAATTGGAGAAAAAGCTAAAGCAATAGAAAATTTTGAGCAGGCATATAGAATCAAGCAGGATCCACAACTTGCTGCAGCACTTTCCCATCTTTACAGAGAACAGGGGGATATAAAGATGGCCAATTATTATGAGAGTTTATCAAGAAGTCAGCAGCAATAA